The genomic segment AAAGTACCCATGTTGTTCCAACTCTGTGCAACTAAATTTCTTTCGCTGAACACAGAAGACATTGTCTCAAGCATCAAAATTGAACAGCACATAATGGACagaattttccattttaaatgattcaTCATTTCCTCTTGCAGACATGGTgtgtttaaaacaaaacttGTAAAAGAGAAATGGTAGTGCTTGTATGCACAATATCAATAACATAACAATTATTATCTATTTTGTTTTCCAACGGTCAATGTATTTgacataaaaatttaaaattttatttaagtattaagtatttcatttttatatactgcAATTTATCAATAATTAACCATAGCATGAAAAAATTATTAGCTATTTGGTAGAATTTCAAAACTCTACTTTTAGTAAAAATCCAAACCAAAGCTGAACTATTTCGTCATGTTCATGTTGTTGACATAAATCATCTATTGTCATTTGTAGTTCCTCCGGTGGGAAATGTTACAGGGAAGACACATGTTTCAGGTCATCTCAACATTATTTTGGCATCGTGTGTCGCTTTCAATGGCTGGCCTGCAGCCAAGGTGTTTTGGAGATTAGGAGCTCTGAATGACTCACTGAGGGCAGAAACCAGCTACTCAGAGCACACAGATGGAAGCGTCACGGCTGTGTCCCACATACTTGGTGCACCATCTAAAAATTTAAACCAGAAGAAGATCCAGTGTGTGGTAAAACACAGCACACTGACAAAGGAGCTAGAGCTTGACTACGTAATAAACGTCCACTGTAAGtaacaaatgcatttacactgtatATGTAAACACTGTCAAAATTCATAAACTAGCTTAGTGCAAAAAGAATAACAACGGCTACTGGTAAAGGCTGAGTGACTATTGCCAGATTTACAGTGACTGTGAGTTGTGCTGGGCCTCTATATCTGGAATCTGTTGGTTGGTGGAGCTAGAATGCAAGGTAATTTTCATTCCTTTAGAAgaagaaaattcagcttttcctgGCCCATATAATGGTTATATCCGTCCAGATGTGAAAGCTGATCAGCACATATTCCCTCCTGTAAATGAGGCATCCCTAGATTCAAAACTACATGAACTATGTGTATGGTAagtcatatattattattattaaagtattattattatattttgcaaCTCTTAGATCCTCCAGAATTGGTGCTGATATCTCCTGATGATCCAACACAGACTCAAGAATATCTTTGTTCAGTGGACTGTAACCCAACACCAACCAGCTACATCTGGATCAAGTAATGAAATCATGGGTTTTTAGTACTTTAATTGCTACACATTTCAGACACATTTAGAGTTGTATGGCAGAGTTGCTTGTTAATTTTTAGGCATAGCTGTTTTGTtgctgtaaatatttaatttataatattataatacatttttttactcAGTTTGGATGAAGGAAACcgatatgtgtatgtgtaatatCTGGAAATATTGTATTACTCAAGACTTGGGAACATTTGGATTCAGAAAACAAGAAGTGTGGAATCGGACACGTAAAATAAGTaggatataaaatataaaaattataaaatataatataaaataagatgACTAATTAAATATCATCATTATTCATCGTTGTTATGTGTTATGTTATGCTGTTTAACGTTTTCAAgtttgtgttttgcttttactgttttacattatcacttgccacaaaaccagtcataagggtcacattttttgaaattgagatttatactcAAAATCTGAaacaaagctgaataaataagctttccgttgatgttcagtttgttatgataggacaatatttggccaagatacaactaagggaggaaaattgcctttaaagttgtccaaatgaagtccttagcaatgcatattactaatcaaaaattacgtttttgtcacggccctgctggtgtgccctggttggccaccagatgtcactgtgtgtgttagcacatggcttgttgtttgttgttggtgccatgtgctctcctgtctattgtctgaccccgccctccttgttatctcattattatttcagttacttcaccggtgtcctcctcgtttggctccccatatagtctcctggtgtaTGCAGTGCTGTGCTGTTACGTTGTTTAATGTTGGATGTTTCATGTCGTGTGTGGGTTTGTTTACTTGTGCTGTGGTTTTctgcctgcctgtttttccccttcggggtggtttttgttcattttttgttgcgctttattattaaaagacccactttctcctgcacttgagtcctcgcctcatctcttGACCATCCCGTGACAGAATGTAACAGCCAAATGAGGACTCAGCGGAGAATGGGCTCACACCATCCACCAGCCTCTAACGTCAGCAGCCCCCTCTACCAACGCATCCTCCAGTTCCAGGCCCTGAGCTCCCTCCGTCAGCAGGGCACTGACGTGAGGAAGTTTGCCCTGAGGTTCTGTGGTGCAGCAGAGGGTTTGGGGTACAATGATGCGGCCCTAAAGGACCTTTTCAATAGTGCCCTTGAGGAGCCCCTCAAATGGTGGAGGATGAGGGGGCTGGACCACCTGACGTTTGGGGAATTTGTGGAGTTCCTGGCACGTTCCCCAGCTAGGGTGGCTGGAGTGCCTCAGGCAGTGCTCGCCGAAGCTGCAGCGCCTCCAATGGTGGCCGACAAGGCTGCAGAAGCCGCAGTGCCCCCAGTGGCGGCCGACGAAGCTGCAGTGCCCCCAGCGGCAATCAAAGGGGCGTCAGAGGCCTTGTCTGCCGCACCCAGTCCCAGAGCGTCCCGGGCTGATACAGGCGTGCAGGAACCCCCACTGATGTCATTGCGAGTGGCGTGGTCTGCTCGCGGTCCTCCCAAGACAGCGAttcccgctcacaaagctcccgaagtagcggcgcccgctcacaaagctcccgagtcGGCAGAGGCCGCTCACGAGGTTCTTGAAgtggcggtggccgctcacgaggttcccgaggcggcggtgcccgcacacgttcctcccgaggcggcggtgcccgcacacgttcctcccgaggcggcggtgcccgcacacgttcctcccgaggcggcggtgcccgcacacgttcctcccgcggcggcggtgtccgcacacgttcctcccgcctcgcacacgttcctcccgaggcggcggtgcccgctcacgttcctcccgaggcggcagcTCACGAGGTTCTCGAAgtggcggtggccgctcacgatcttCACGAAACAGCGGTGTCTGCACACAAGGCTCCCAAggtggcggtgtccgctcacgatcctcccgaatTCCCTGAAGCGGCGCCCACTcaaagctcccgaagcggcggcttccgctcacaaggttcctgaGGCGCCGGTGCCCGcgcacgttcctcccgaggctgCGGTGCCGGCTCACGACCCTCCCGAaacggcggtgtccgctcacagagctcccgaggcggcggtgtccgctcacagagctcccgaggcggcggtgtccgctcacagaGCTccaggcggtgtccgctcacagagctccagcggcggtgtccgctcacagaaactccaggcggcggtgtccgctcacagagctccaggcggcggtgtccgctcacaaagctccaggcggcggtgtccgctcacagagctccaggcggcggtgtccgctcacgagttccaggcggcggtgccgctcacgttcctcccaaTTCCCAGGCGGCAgttccgctcacgttcctcccgaaTTCCCGAGGCGGCAGTTCCGCTctcaaagctcccgaggcggcggtgccgctcacgttcctcccggCGGCAgttccgctcacaaagctcccgaggcggcagcTTCCGCTCACAAATCGCCCAAGGCGGCGACGTCCGCTCACGATTTTCCCGAAGCGGCGCCGttcgctcacaaggttcccgtTCGCAGTTCTCCCGAGGCAgaggtgtccgctcacaagtcTCCCGAAACGGCAGAGCCTGTCATTGCCCGTTCCCAGGTGGCAGCTCCACACACACCGCTGTGGTGGCCGCGggttctgccctgggtccccatcccgccggcgctgcctcagtccccaggtccccCTCTGCCGCTACATGGGCCTGGCCCACCATCTCTCCCCCTGATCCGCCTCCGGCCCACCTCTCTCCTAGacattttgatttcagttttagtgtgtggagcgtctggaatcCGCTCCTTAAAGGGGGGGTTgtgtcacggccctgctggtgtgccctggttggccaccagatgtcactgtgtgtgttagcacatggcttgttgttggtgccatgtgctctcctgtctattgtctgaccccgccttccttgttatctcattattatttcagttacttcaccggtgtcctcctcgtttggctccccatatagtctcctggtgtaTGCAGTCCTGTGCTGTTACGTTGTTTAATGTCGGATGTTTCATGTCGTGTGTGGGTTTGTTTACTTGTGCTGTGGTtttctgcctgcctgcctgtttttccccttcggggtggtttttgttcatttttttgttgctctttattattaaaagacccactttctcctgcacttgagtcctcgcctcatctcttGACCATCCCGTGACAGTTTTGATaaatttacggtaggaaatgtacaaaatatcttcatgtaacatgatctttacttaatatcctaatgatttttggcataaaagaaaaatcaattttgacctacaatgtattgttggctattgctacaaataaacCCGTgcaacttatgactggttttgtactccagggtcacatatgtccaTGCATCACATGTCGGATTCACTAGTCTCTCTAATGTGTCTTTATTAACAGAGTGAATGGAAGTACTCCTCGTTCTGACAGCAACAAGCTTTTCGTCCCAAAATCGTCCTCTGATTTTAATGGTGTATACATCTGTACAGCATCAAACCAGTATGGAAGTGCTTCAGGTGTCCTCTATGTGAATAACACTGGTGAGTCGCTTAAtctttatattttagaatgattttcaATAGTTTTTTTATGCAGAGTTTATAGTGGTAAATGTTTGTAAAAGAGGTGTTTCTTAAGCTGCTTCTTTTTTTGCAGCTATgtcttgtttttaaaacattgcatagTTGGCATCAGcaacaacacaacaaaaaatgtatttcaggtTTTGATGCATTACAGAAAATCTGTACAATCCTATAGATGGGAAACCGTCAttaagtaaatgtaaaatgtgagGATTAAGGCCTGCTCAGACAGAGAATAATAgctataaaaataactttaaggATAATGATATTAGCATCCACTCCAACACGCAATaactttctgtttattataagtgtGTGCTACAGTTATTtcatctgctgctttaaataCTCAAGCTTTTTAAAGTCAAGTGGATTCGGATTGAATGTTTTCATCGtttatcagctggaaaaaatcattctgattccAATGATATTGCTCCTCTGTGTCATTATTACAGTTGTGATGTGATCTTCACTATTTTCatagaattagaatgatttttaaaatgaattgaacTGGCCTTTATTCTTGTTATCATGGAAGATGTAAGCCGACTGCTCTCCACTCTTGTTCTATGTTTTGTAGGATCCACTGATGACTGTTGGCTTCTTCTTGGTTTGGTCTTCAGCTGTGCCGTGCTGTGGATTTCTCTGGCCTACATATTGAGTAGTGGTGGAAAAAACGCCTCATGTTCCACACTCgagtaaaagtacagtaaaagtAAACACTTTAAATTAGGCATCATCGTATGTAAACTCATGCTAAATGTCAGTCGCAGCCAGACTGCGGTGCCGAGCAGTGCTGGGGaagtttacttttatatttatccATTTAGCAAAGTTTTTATCCCAAAAATATTCTTAGTACACAGTGCCAGGTGTATTAGATAACTATATTAAGAAACCAGCTAGAGAAGAGCAGAgaagaatgtatttttttgtgagAGTGAGTAAGTGTCTTCAGCTGCTTCTTGAAGGATGTGATGGTCTTAGCAGTTCAGGTTCTCTTTGGCTGATTGAAGACCAGACATGCTGCCACATTCTGGATCATCTGCAGAGGTTTAGTCACCCTGGTTGGAAGACCTAGACTTGAAATTGCAAAATTACAAGTTGTGCTGCATAtttgtgaccctagaccacaaaaccagtcttaagtcgcacaggtatatttgtagcaatagccaacaatacattgtatgggtcaaaattatccatttttcttttatgccaaaaatcattaggacattaagtaaagatcatgttccatgaagatattttgtaaatttccttctgtaaatataccaaaacttaatttttaattagtaatatgcattgctaagaacttcatttggacaactttaaaggcgattttctcaatattaaatttttttttgcaccctcagattccagatttccaaatagttgtatctcggccaaatattgtccgatcctaacaaaccatacagcaatggaaagattatttattcagcttcaaaaccttgacccttatgactggtgttgttgtccagggtcacatttgtgctGCAAATGTGAACCTGCACGATCGGGATGTTGTGACGTGGGTAGGAAAGCAGAAGCTAATCATCAAACACTATGCTTAGGTTCTCAGCTGTCCTGGTTGGTGTTGTTATGGTCACAACTGACAGCGATTACCagaatctctttttttttttttttttgcatggttGGACTTGTAGATGAGCTGTAGAAATATAATTGACTGGAGTTTCAGAATAATTTGCAAGCTGAATATCTATAACCAGTTTAGAATGTTACCAATGAATGGGACGCTACATCTTATTCAAAACCTGTTGGATATTAAGTATCTTGGCTTTAATTAGATTTCCCCAAGAAACAGGCAAGAATGAACTCATGAATGGACCGTCCACCATGATTTCTGTACTGTTTGACAACAAAGCATCCTGGAGTCTGCATAAATGACTTATTGAGCTTCTATTGGTGGAAAGTTCTGTTGTGCTTTATTAAAACACCATGTCTACACAACAAACAAGCATCCAAAACTAGATCAGTTTGATTCATAACAGCGATCCACATTTCTATAATTGCTGATTTATTGAGCAATCGCTTTTCTATAATTGCTGTACACAAGCCTGCTGGAGATATAAGCGATGCACATACACAGGTGCTCTGTGGATACGGCTgtaatttcttacattttaatttaaaaacctgGAAAATACAATCAATTTCAGCACTAGATTGTCAGTTCAAATAGCAATAACTGGAGGGGCTCATTTGAGCGTAATGTTTATTGATTACGGTGATGTTCATGAATCGAAGTCAAGAGTAAATTATGTTTTCTGATTATTTGTTTGGACCATTTGTTATTTGTTTGGTATGTAAAACACCTATCACTGCACATtttgaactatataaataatCCTGCCCTGTCTTGGTGCAAAAGTACAAAAATGGTTTGATTGATGACCTCCAAAAGAATGACTGACTGTTGTGCTCTgaactattttattttccagtgTTGTTGAGATCTGACGCTACATTTGCATTGTCTGCTTAAGTCATATCTGTCAACATTTGGGTACCACAATTTAACTACCAAATGTAAATATAGCCTAAgatgaagaggaaaaaaaaactgtaacctCCCTTTTTTCattgcatcacacacacacaaacaaaaacaaatctctGCTCTACTGTAGATATGCTTATTGAATATACACCAAAGGTTTGGGATAGctatcatttcatttatttattttaagtaaattgctacttttattcaccaaggatgcattaaattcatgTCTAACCTAATTCTGTGTTATATGTGTTCAACTGTCCTGCTGCTGTATCGCAGTGAATTCCATTGTAATGTGAGCAGGGATGCCTGTAAACTTTAAGTGTCTTATGGACTTTTCCACAGATGTATGTACAATAATTGTTCATGATTAATAGAACATGAAAAACATTGTCTAAACCCTTTCCAATTTGGATTTTACAAAATCCTGAATGTAAAAGTAGCCTGAAATTGGTTTACTCCCAAACCCAAAGCATAACAAGTCCTGGAAAAAGTATGTATTTTAGTGAGATGATGCCAAAATGGAAAATAGGTGCTTGGATGTGTGGTAGAAATTCCCCTACAGACCCAAATTAAGTTAAACCGCTTTTATATGATTGGTT from the Onychostoma macrolepis isolate SWU-2019 chromosome 09, ASM1243209v1, whole genome shotgun sequence genome contains:
- the si:ch211-222f23.6 gene encoding nectin-3 translates to MRVVQEKWFLTTLDNIHLLLWRINFFYLFFGLFLIYLKCSSITGVKIIGHDASVKKGGNITLFCHLTETEDNLTHIVWQKQTRENPKWETFLIIDKYGKTEHKNDLLDKVKFIGNIKEKNGSVQLLGMTLLDDGIYTCIFIFPNGQNQMNINVTVLVPPVGNVTGKTHVSGHLNIILASCVAFNGWPAAKVFWRLGALNDSLRAETSYSEHTDGSVTAVSHILGAPSKNLNQKKIQCVVKHSTLTKELELDYVINVHYPPELVLISPDDPTQTQEYLCSVDCNPTPTSYIWIKVNGSTPRSDSNKLFVPKSSSDFNGVYICTASNQYGSASGVLYVNNTGSTDDCWLLLGLVFSCAVLWISLAYILSSGGKNASCSTLE